A single Camelus ferus isolate YT-003-E chromosome 3, BCGSAC_Cfer_1.0, whole genome shotgun sequence DNA region contains:
- the TGFBI gene encoding transforming growth factor-beta-induced protein ig-h3 isoform X1 translates to MALLGRLLPLALALALGPAATPAGPARSPYQLVLQHSRLRGRQHGPNVCAVQKLIGTNKKYFTNCKQWYQRKICGKSTVISYECCPGYEKVPGEKGCPAALPLSNLYETLGVVGSTTTQLYTDRTEKLRPEMEGPGSFTIFAPSNEAWASLPAEVLDSLVSNVNIELLNALRYHMVNRRVLTDELKHGMALTSMYQNSDIQIHHYPNGIVTVNCARLLKADHHATNGVVHLIDKVISTVTNNIQQIIEIEDTFETLRAAVAASGLNTLLEGDGQYTLLAPTNEAFEKIPAETLNRILGDPEALRDLLNNHILKSAMCAEAIVAGLSLETLEGTTLEVGCSGDMLTINGKPIISNKDVLATNGVIHFIDELLIPDSAKTLFELAAESDVSTAIDLFRQAGLSSHLSGNERLTLLAPMNSVFKDGTPPINARTKNLLLNHMIKDQLASKYLYHGQTLDTLGGKKLRVFVYRNSLCIENSCIAAHDKRGRYGTLFTMDRMLTPPMGTVMDVLKGDNRFSMLVAAIQSAGLTETLNREGVYTVFAPTNEAFQAMPPGELNKLLGNAKELANILKYHIGDEILVSGGIGALVRLKSLQGDKLEVSSKNNVVNVNKEPVAEVDIMATNGVVHAISSVLQPPANRPQERGDELADSALEIFKQASAFSRATQSSVKLAPVYQRLLERMKH, encoded by the exons ATGGCGCTCCTCGGGCGGCTGCTGCCCCTCGCCCTGGCGCTGGCCCTGGGCCCCGCCGCCACCCCGGCGGGCCCCGCCAGGTCGCCCTACCAGCTAGTGCTGCAGCACAGCCGCCTTCGGGGCCGGCAGCACGG CCCCAATGTgtgtgctgtgcagaagctcaTTGGCACCAACAAGAAGTACTTCACCAACTGCAAGCAGTGGTACCAGAGGAAGATCTGTGGCAAATCAAC AGTCATCAGCTATGAGTGCTGTCCTGGATACGAGAAGGTCCCAGGAGAGAAGGGCTGTCCAGCAG CCCTACCGCTCTCAAACCTGTATGAGACCCTGGGAGTCGTTGGATCAACCACCACTCAGCTGTACACGGACCGCACGGAGAAGCTGAGGCCCGAGATGGAGGGGCCCGGCAGCTTCACCATCTTCGCCCCCAGCAACGAGGCCTGGGCTTCCCTGCCAGCT GAAGTGCTGGACTCCCTGGTAAGCAACGTGAACATTGAGCTGCTCAACGCCCTTCGCTACCACATGGTGAACAGACGGGTCCTGACAGATGAGCTGAAACACGGCATGGCCCTCACCTCCATGTACCAGAATTCCGACATCCAAATCCACCACTATCCCAACGGG ATCGTGACCGTCAACTGTGCTCGGCTCCTGAAAGCCGACCACCATGCGACCAACGGCGTGGTGCATCTCATTGACAAGGTCATCTCCACCGTCACCAACAACATCCAGCAGATCATTGAGATCGAGGACACCTTCGAGACCCTTCGG gctgCCGTGGCTGCATCAGGTCTCAACACCCTGCTTGAAGGGGATGGCCAGTACACGCTGTTGGCCCCGACCAATGAGGCCTTCGAGAAAATCCCCGCTGAGACCTTGAACCGGATCCTGGGTGACCCAGAGGCCCTGAGAG ACCTGCTGAACAACCACATCCTGAAGTCGGCCATGTGTGCTGAAGCCATTGTGGCGGGTCTCTCCTTGGAGACCCTGGAGGGCACCACACTGGAGGTGGGCTGCAGTGGGGACATGCTCACCATCAACGGGAAGCCCATCATCTCCAATAAAGACGTCCTGGCCACCAATGGCGTGATCCACTTCATCGACGAGCTGCTCATACCAGACTCTG CCAAGACGCTATTTGAGTTGGCTGCAGAATCTGATGTTTCCACAGCCATTGACCTTTTCAGACAAGCTGGCCTCAGCAGTCATCTTTCCGGAAATGAGCGGTTGACTCTCCTGGCCCCCATGAATTCTGTCTTCAAAG ATGGAACCCCTCCCATTAATGCCCGGACAAAGAATCTGCTTCTGAACCACATGATTAAAGATCAGCTGGCCTCCAAGTATCTGTACCATGGACAGACCCTAGACACTCTGGGTGGCAAGAAACTAAGAGTTTTTGTTTACCGTAAC AGCCTGTGCATCGAGAACAGCTGCATCGCCGCCCATGACAAGAGGGGGAGGTATGGGACCCTGTTCACCATGGACCGTATGCTGACCCCACCCATGGGGACCGTCATGGACGTCCTGAAGGGGGACAATCGCTTCAG CATGCTGGTAGCCGCCATCCAGTCTGCAGGGCTGACCGAGACCCTCAACCGGGAAGGGGTCTACACAGTCTTCGCTCCTACAAATGAAGCCTTCCAAGCCATGCCGCCAGGAGAACTGAACAAACTCTTGG GCAATGCCAAGGAGCTTGCCAACATCCTGAAATACCACATTGGCGATGAAATCCTGGTTAGTGGAGGCATCGGGGCCCTGGTGCGGCTGAAGTCTCTCCAAGGTGACAAGTTGGAAGTCAGCTCG AAGAACAACGTGGTGAATGTCAACAAGGAACCTGTTGCTGAAGTTGACATCATGGCCACCAATGGCGTGGTCCATGCCATCTCTAGTGTCCTGCAGCCTCCAG CCAACAGACCTCAGGAACGAGGGGATGAACTTGCAGACTCTGCGCTTGAAATCTTTAAACAGGCGTCAGCGTTTTCCAGG GCCACCCAGAGCTCTGTGAAACTAG CCCCCGTCTATCAGCGGTTATTAGAGAGGATGAAGCATTAG
- the TGFBI gene encoding transforming growth factor-beta-induced protein ig-h3 isoform X2 gives MALLGRLLPLALALALGPAATPAGPARSPYQLVLQHSRLRGRQHGPNVCAVQKLIGTNKKYFTNCKQWYQRKICGKSTVISYECCPGYEKVPGEKGCPAALPLSNLYETLGVVGSTTTQLYTDRTEKLRPEMEGPGSFTIFAPSNEAWASLPAEVLDSLVSNVNIELLNALRYHMVNRRVLTDELKHGMALTSMYQNSDIQIHHYPNGIVTVNCARLLKADHHATNGVVHLIDKVISTVTNNIQQIIEIEDTFETLRAAVAASGLNTLLEGDGQYTLLAPTNEAFEKIPAETLNRILGDPEALRDLLNNHILKSAMCAEAIVAGLSLETLEGTTLEVGCSGDMLTINGKPIISNKDVLATNGVIHFIDELLIPDSAKTLFELAAESDVSTAIDLFRQAGLSSHLSGNERLTLLAPMNSVFKDGTPPINARTKNLLLNHMIKDQLASKYLYHGQTLDTLGGKKLRVFVYRNSLCIENSCIAAHDKRGRYGTLFTMDRMLTPPMGTVMDVLKGDNRFSMLVAAIQSAGLTETLNREGVYTVFAPTNEAFQAMPPGELNKLLGNAKELANILKYHIGDEILVSGGIGALVRLKSLQGDKLEVSSNNVVNVNKEPVAEVDIMATNGVVHAISSVLQPPANRPQERGDELADSALEIFKQASAFSRATQSSVKLAPVYQRLLERMKH, from the exons ATGGCGCTCCTCGGGCGGCTGCTGCCCCTCGCCCTGGCGCTGGCCCTGGGCCCCGCCGCCACCCCGGCGGGCCCCGCCAGGTCGCCCTACCAGCTAGTGCTGCAGCACAGCCGCCTTCGGGGCCGGCAGCACGG CCCCAATGTgtgtgctgtgcagaagctcaTTGGCACCAACAAGAAGTACTTCACCAACTGCAAGCAGTGGTACCAGAGGAAGATCTGTGGCAAATCAAC AGTCATCAGCTATGAGTGCTGTCCTGGATACGAGAAGGTCCCAGGAGAGAAGGGCTGTCCAGCAG CCCTACCGCTCTCAAACCTGTATGAGACCCTGGGAGTCGTTGGATCAACCACCACTCAGCTGTACACGGACCGCACGGAGAAGCTGAGGCCCGAGATGGAGGGGCCCGGCAGCTTCACCATCTTCGCCCCCAGCAACGAGGCCTGGGCTTCCCTGCCAGCT GAAGTGCTGGACTCCCTGGTAAGCAACGTGAACATTGAGCTGCTCAACGCCCTTCGCTACCACATGGTGAACAGACGGGTCCTGACAGATGAGCTGAAACACGGCATGGCCCTCACCTCCATGTACCAGAATTCCGACATCCAAATCCACCACTATCCCAACGGG ATCGTGACCGTCAACTGTGCTCGGCTCCTGAAAGCCGACCACCATGCGACCAACGGCGTGGTGCATCTCATTGACAAGGTCATCTCCACCGTCACCAACAACATCCAGCAGATCATTGAGATCGAGGACACCTTCGAGACCCTTCGG gctgCCGTGGCTGCATCAGGTCTCAACACCCTGCTTGAAGGGGATGGCCAGTACACGCTGTTGGCCCCGACCAATGAGGCCTTCGAGAAAATCCCCGCTGAGACCTTGAACCGGATCCTGGGTGACCCAGAGGCCCTGAGAG ACCTGCTGAACAACCACATCCTGAAGTCGGCCATGTGTGCTGAAGCCATTGTGGCGGGTCTCTCCTTGGAGACCCTGGAGGGCACCACACTGGAGGTGGGCTGCAGTGGGGACATGCTCACCATCAACGGGAAGCCCATCATCTCCAATAAAGACGTCCTGGCCACCAATGGCGTGATCCACTTCATCGACGAGCTGCTCATACCAGACTCTG CCAAGACGCTATTTGAGTTGGCTGCAGAATCTGATGTTTCCACAGCCATTGACCTTTTCAGACAAGCTGGCCTCAGCAGTCATCTTTCCGGAAATGAGCGGTTGACTCTCCTGGCCCCCATGAATTCTGTCTTCAAAG ATGGAACCCCTCCCATTAATGCCCGGACAAAGAATCTGCTTCTGAACCACATGATTAAAGATCAGCTGGCCTCCAAGTATCTGTACCATGGACAGACCCTAGACACTCTGGGTGGCAAGAAACTAAGAGTTTTTGTTTACCGTAAC AGCCTGTGCATCGAGAACAGCTGCATCGCCGCCCATGACAAGAGGGGGAGGTATGGGACCCTGTTCACCATGGACCGTATGCTGACCCCACCCATGGGGACCGTCATGGACGTCCTGAAGGGGGACAATCGCTTCAG CATGCTGGTAGCCGCCATCCAGTCTGCAGGGCTGACCGAGACCCTCAACCGGGAAGGGGTCTACACAGTCTTCGCTCCTACAAATGAAGCCTTCCAAGCCATGCCGCCAGGAGAACTGAACAAACTCTTGG GCAATGCCAAGGAGCTTGCCAACATCCTGAAATACCACATTGGCGATGAAATCCTGGTTAGTGGAGGCATCGGGGCCCTGGTGCGGCTGAAGTCTCTCCAAGGTGACAAGTTGGAAGTCAGCTCG AACAACGTGGTGAATGTCAACAAGGAACCTGTTGCTGAAGTTGACATCATGGCCACCAATGGCGTGGTCCATGCCATCTCTAGTGTCCTGCAGCCTCCAG CCAACAGACCTCAGGAACGAGGGGATGAACTTGCAGACTCTGCGCTTGAAATCTTTAAACAGGCGTCAGCGTTTTCCAGG GCCACCCAGAGCTCTGTGAAACTAG CCCCCGTCTATCAGCGGTTATTAGAGAGGATGAAGCATTAG